From Gemmatimonadota bacterium, the proteins below share one genomic window:
- a CDS encoding XRE family transcriptional regulator: protein MATKFREIRERLTPERQERIRERTKELLEELPLQELRQARAWSQEELAEVLGLNQATISKLERRTDMYLSSLRRFIEAMGGELEITASFPEGRVRIQLFEDLEAARPAKG, encoded by the coding sequence ATGGCGACCAAGTTCCGTGAGATTCGTGAGCGCCTCACTCCCGAGAGACAGGAGCGCATCCGCGAGCGCACCAAGGAGCTTCTGGAGGAACTGCCACTCCAGGAGTTGCGCCAGGCGCGAGCCTGGTCGCAGGAGGAGCTGGCGGAAGTGCTCGGCCTGAACCAAGCGACGATCTCGAAGCTTGAACGTCGCACGGACATGTACTTGAGCTCGCTCCGTCGCTTCATCGAAGCGATGGGCGGAGAGCTCGAGATCACCGCCAGCTTCCCAGAAGGTCGGGTTCGGATCCAGCTCTTCGAAGACCTGGAGGCGGCCAGGCCCGCCAAGGGATAG